The Bacteriovorax sp. Seq25_V genome has a window encoding:
- a CDS encoding NeuD/PglB/VioB family sugar acetyltransferase — MDIAIIGAGGMGREILCLINKINSKKSSYNFIGWYDDLKEIGILIDGYPVLGKISDINSIESKTALVLAIGYPEQKTKLINKINNNNISFPNLIHPNVSIDSFQHIKLGQGIIIQENTTLTTNITINDFVFLSPNCTIGHDTIIGKYSSVMPGANIAGNVTIGESVLVGISSSVLQGLHLAEESFIGGGACVTRDTQRGLTYVGTPARVFGK, encoded by the coding sequence ATGGATATAGCAATAATTGGAGCAGGGGGCATGGGAAGAGAGATTCTCTGCTTAATTAATAAAATTAATTCTAAAAAATCTTCATATAATTTTATAGGGTGGTACGATGATCTAAAAGAAATCGGAATTCTTATTGATGGCTATCCAGTATTAGGAAAGATATCAGATATCAACTCAATTGAATCCAAGACAGCCCTTGTATTAGCAATCGGATATCCAGAACAGAAAACAAAACTTATTAACAAAATTAACAATAATAATATTTCCTTTCCAAATCTAATTCATCCCAATGTGTCTATCGATTCATTTCAACACATCAAACTAGGACAAGGGATTATCATTCAAGAAAACACAACTCTAACCACCAATATAACAATAAATGATTTCGTATTTCTTAGCCCCAACTGCACGATAGGGCATGATACAATAATTGGGAAATACTCCTCAGTAATGCCCGGAGCTAATATAGCTGGCAACGTAACAATTGGGGAAAGCGTTTTGGTTGGAATTTCCTCTTCGGTCCTTCAAGGTCTTCATCTAGCTGAAGAATCTTTTATTGGTGGAGGTGCGTGTGTCACAAGGGACACTCAAAGGGGATTAACTTATGTTGGCACTCCTGCTCGAGTATTTGGCAAGTAG
- a CDS encoding polysaccharide biosynthesis PFTS motif protein: MKLVIKFNLAKKKNRKSTILLGIPTEVEDISLIEFINKDVIHKSDYNIIQSGINRHSQYLVFDRFPLLKACELHLDFFMLLILLLRHLSYSLYSIAKIILNPSISLLHRDLPWVQLASFLNKKEFINEVIITNSLFLEQSLWTNSLINKNFSLSMLWYSVNIPPLYWHIIDGVKKSEAHPGYSFLNIDNSYSWFSEQDVFFKERFFKPFNSKVIGCFYFKSSTIFDFQKKDNDICVTLFDVTPINNRWCFDNNIPYLYYNENTMTKFVEDVLQIQKSFSITHPEKNVRIFLKHKREYTSIHDKKYIQFISNLISDQKITILPDNANLHQVVIQSDLTISIPFTSTAYISEKSGVPAIFYDPNNLLENQTYYSSKKLLFISNITDLHNTFFKMLS, from the coding sequence ATGAAATTGGTAATCAAATTTAATTTAGCAAAAAAGAAAAATAGGAAATCAACAATTCTTCTAGGTATTCCAACAGAAGTAGAGGATATTTCACTTATTGAATTCATTAATAAAGACGTTATTCACAAGTCTGATTACAACATAATTCAATCTGGAATAAACCGTCACTCTCAATACCTTGTTTTCGACAGATTTCCACTCCTTAAGGCCTGTGAACTACATTTAGATTTTTTCATGCTTTTAATACTATTATTGAGACACTTATCATATTCACTTTACTCTATTGCAAAAATTATTTTGAATCCTTCAATCTCACTTCTTCACAGGGATTTGCCTTGGGTACAATTGGCTTCTTTCTTAAACAAGAAGGAATTTATAAATGAGGTTATTATTACAAACTCTTTATTTCTAGAACAATCTCTTTGGACTAATTCATTGATAAACAAGAATTTTTCTCTTTCTATGCTGTGGTATTCAGTAAACATTCCCCCTCTGTATTGGCACATAATTGATGGAGTTAAAAAAAGTGAGGCGCATCCTGGTTATAGTTTCTTAAATATCGACAACTCCTATTCATGGTTCAGTGAACAAGATGTTTTTTTTAAAGAAAGATTTTTCAAGCCATTTAACTCCAAGGTCATCGGTTGTTTTTACTTCAAGTCTTCAACTATTTTTGATTTTCAAAAAAAAGATAATGATATTTGTGTCACACTATTTGATGTAACTCCGATAAATAACCGATGGTGCTTTGACAACAATATTCCATATTTGTATTATAATGAAAACACCATGACTAAGTTTGTAGAAGATGTACTACAAATTCAAAAGTCATTCAGTATTACACACCCAGAAAAGAATGTAAGGATTTTCTTAAAGCACAAAAGAGAATACACAAGTATTCATGATAAAAAATATATACAATTTATTTCAAATCTTATAAGTGATCAAAAGATAACAATTCTTCCCGATAATGCAAATCTTCATCAGGTTGTAATCCAGTCTGATCTAACTATATCTATTCCATTTACATCTACAGCTTACATCTCTGAGAAATCAGGTGTTCCTGCAATTTTCTATGATCCCAATAATCTGTTAGAAAATCAAACTTATTATTCTTCCAAAAAACTATTGTTCATAAGTAACATCACCGATCTACACAACACTTTTTTTAAAATGCTATCTTAG
- a CDS encoding glycosyltransferase family 2 protein, which translates to MTTITLAICTKDRPVDMKTLLSSISIQTRLPDRIIVADGSDHPIKDVVDEFPNLPIEYFTVRPPSLPKQRNVCISKLTSNDDWIGFLDDDLVLEDKCLENLEKFIIKESNLSGVGITINNQVDLKRSLIREFLLLDKLPGGLFTKSGCPSAIRPSKVDLELEWIYGGATFWKREILESYKYDEWFDGTGYYEDVDFSFRVSRENRIALCSSSRCFHYHHPVRKERLIALGEWQITGWWYFISKSRNFNRLFVLWSMIGVSLINLAIGLSRPKSNRLRSFLGNIKGLFRILTGTALTKTGFSK; encoded by the coding sequence TTGACTACTATAACTTTAGCAATATGCACTAAAGATCGACCAGTTGACATGAAAACTCTTCTGAGTTCAATTTCTATTCAAACTCGCTTACCTGATCGTATTATTGTTGCTGATGGGTCAGACCATCCTATTAAGGACGTCGTTGACGAGTTTCCAAATCTACCAATTGAATATTTTACTGTTCGCCCTCCATCTTTACCTAAACAGAGAAATGTGTGCATATCCAAACTAACTTCCAATGATGACTGGATTGGTTTTCTTGACGACGATCTGGTCCTTGAAGATAAATGTTTGGAAAATCTAGAAAAATTTATTATCAAAGAAAGCAACTTATCAGGCGTAGGCATTACAATTAATAACCAAGTTGATTTAAAACGTTCTTTAATAAGAGAATTTTTACTTTTAGATAAGCTACCGGGTGGATTATTCACTAAATCAGGATGTCCTTCTGCTATTAGACCTTCAAAAGTCGATCTTGAACTTGAGTGGATATATGGTGGTGCAACCTTCTGGAAAAGAGAAATTTTGGAATCTTATAAGTATGACGAATGGTTTGACGGGACAGGTTACTACGAAGATGTAGACTTTTCATTTCGAGTTTCACGCGAAAACAGAATTGCTCTTTGCTCATCTTCAAGATGTTTTCATTATCATCATCCAGTAAGAAAAGAGAGGCTAATTGCACTAGGGGAGTGGCAGATAACTGGTTGGTGGTATTTTATATCCAAAAGTCGTAATTTCAATCGCCTATTTGTTCTATGGTCTATGATTGGAGTAAGTTTAATTAATTTAGCAATTGGTCTCTCTAGGCCTAAATCAAATCGACTAAGAAGTTTTCTAGGTAACATTAAAGGATTGTTCCGAATTCTTACCGGAACAGCCCTAACGAAGACAGGTTTTAGTAAATAA
- a CDS encoding acylneuraminate cytidylyltransferase family protein has product MFAYIPARIGSKRVPKKNIRIVDDKPIICHVIESLQQVKCLEGIAVSTDSLEIQSIVEQYDKVNCLDLRPHSLSNDNATFMDLIRYDIPRFSEFYKTNNVLFSLATSALVKPEHYVEAVTKFNQNTKSLVLSTTEYNMSPFLALTHGSDGLAPLFPNEYLKPTKNLSPCFCDCGCFYIFNLLSTLKVNKLIDINPIQHVVLPQDIGIDVDTEDDFEFLSRQFKLLKT; this is encoded by the coding sequence ATGTTTGCATATATCCCAGCTAGAATAGGCTCTAAACGCGTCCCCAAAAAGAACATTAGAATTGTTGATGATAAACCTATAATATGTCACGTAATTGAGTCATTACAACAAGTAAAATGCTTAGAAGGCATAGCTGTTTCGACCGATTCACTTGAAATCCAGTCGATCGTCGAGCAATATGACAAAGTAAATTGTCTTGACTTACGACCACATTCTCTTAGCAACGATAATGCTACATTTATGGATCTAATTAGATACGACATACCGAGGTTTTCTGAGTTTTATAAAACCAACAATGTTCTTTTCTCCCTCGCTACTTCAGCCCTGGTAAAACCAGAACATTATGTAGAAGCTGTAACTAAATTTAATCAAAACACAAAATCGCTTGTTCTATCTACAACTGAGTATAACATGTCTCCTTTTTTGGCGCTTACACATGGGTCGGATGGTCTAGCACCACTCTTTCCTAATGAGTATCTAAAGCCCACAAAAAATTTATCACCCTGCTTTTGTGATTGTGGTTGTTTCTATATCTTCAATTTATTATCCACATTGAAAGTAAATAAACTGATTGACATAAACCCAATCCAACACGTTGTTCTACCCCAGGATATCGGAATAGACGTAGACACTGAGGATGATTTTGAATTCCTCAGTAGACAATTTAAACTGCTTAAGACTTAA
- a CDS encoding glycosyltransferase family 2 protein, which yields MPQPLVSLIIPVHNGSKHILNLANNINSFTYKNIEVLIGDDASTDDTVEKIQEYQNLFPNLCIVQSVTNIGPGAMRNLLISKANGLYIAIQDCDDLSNSRRIEVLVNFLETNAAYDFVGSNCSLNWNGRRWDSITCPTLPTLRNWLLQNSVVHASIIFRKDVFLKCKYSESLRIGEDYYFLTSAYLKDFKFYNIHEDLYTYNISKTDIKSRSSKYFLDILKAKAAISSLFTGPLSFAFLVINILKLIIGSMRSLFYILSHQNNS from the coding sequence ATGCCTCAACCTCTTGTATCATTGATTATACCAGTACATAATGGATCGAAACATATCTTAAACCTCGCCAATAATATCAATTCTTTTACTTATAAAAATATTGAAGTTCTCATCGGAGATGATGCGAGTACAGATGACACCGTTGAAAAAATTCAGGAATATCAAAATCTCTTTCCTAATTTATGTATTGTTCAATCAGTGACAAATATAGGTCCAGGAGCAATGCGAAATTTACTTATCTCAAAAGCAAATGGTTTATATATAGCAATTCAAGACTGTGATGATTTATCAAATTCAAGAAGAATAGAAGTGCTTGTTAATTTCCTTGAAACAAATGCTGCATATGATTTTGTAGGTAGCAACTGTTCACTCAATTGGAACGGAAGAAGATGGGACAGCATAACCTGTCCAACACTTCCCACATTGAGAAATTGGCTTCTTCAAAACTCTGTCGTACATGCAAGTATAATTTTCAGAAAGGATGTGTTTTTAAAATGTAAATATTCTGAATCGCTGCGAATAGGTGAGGACTATTATTTCTTAACAAGTGCCTACCTTAAAGATTTCAAATTTTACAATATTCACGAGGATCTCTATACATACAATATAAGTAAGACTGACATTAAAAGCAGATCTTCAAAATATTTTCTCGATATATTAAAAGCAAAGGCTGCAATTTCATCTCTATTCACAGGTCCTTTATCCTTTGCTTTCTTAGTGATTAATATACTAAAATTGATTATAGGTTCGATGAGGAGCTTGTTTTATATTTTGTCTCATCAAAATAATTCTTAA
- a CDS encoding putative sugar O-methyltransferase: MKDNNIEIRGMGGFGDYIHNSFNMYCRNIIHLLLTKYYRKKFVKDKSIDNLTKKISSKSKRLHLLDSAKHAIVLEQLVSFNALKDGMTICIIGDGYGYFGNLLSAFNSSVKIVFVNLGKQLIFDAQITKNINPNADFKLLSKDNINDKLCSFNYLEAENYNLISNLNIDLFINIASMQEMNKATVDNYFKYMRDSKSSEKFFYCCNRIHKTLPDGEHIIFDEYPWNDSTNLFEEIPQWYAHFTAQRPPFWRPFDGKFKVRFVKL, encoded by the coding sequence TTGAAAGACAATAACATTGAAATCAGAGGAATGGGCGGATTTGGTGACTATATTCACAATAGTTTTAATATGTATTGCCGTAATATTATTCACCTACTACTTACAAAATACTATAGAAAGAAATTTGTTAAAGATAAATCTATTGATAATTTGACCAAAAAAATTTCTTCCAAATCGAAAAGACTACATCTTTTAGATAGTGCAAAGCATGCAATTGTACTCGAACAACTTGTATCTTTCAATGCTCTAAAAGATGGCATGACAATATGTATAATAGGAGATGGCTATGGTTATTTCGGTAACTTATTAAGCGCCTTCAATTCGAGTGTGAAGATTGTTTTCGTTAATCTAGGAAAACAACTAATTTTCGATGCACAAATTACAAAGAATATAAACCCTAATGCAGATTTTAAGCTCTTAAGTAAAGATAACATCAACGACAAATTATGCTCTTTCAATTATTTGGAAGCTGAAAATTATAACCTTATTTCAAATCTTAATATTGATTTGTTCATAAACATTGCATCAATGCAGGAAATGAATAAAGCTACTGTTGATAATTATTTTAAATATATGAGAGATTCAAAATCTTCAGAGAAATTCTTTTATTGCTGTAACAGAATTCATAAAACTCTACCTGACGGAGAGCATATTATTTTCGATGAGTATCCATGGAATGATTCTACTAATCTTTTTGAAGAAATTCCTCAATGGTATGCTCATTTTACTGCTCAACGCCCACCATTTTGGCGTCCATTTGACGGGAAATTTAAAGTTAGATTTGTCAAACTTTAA
- a CDS encoding GNAT family N-acetyltransferase, protein MNENYKIHIANETERCEAYNLALQVFQNGNSNESKYISWFKKSEPDEVIVIKHNHTVIGCIRIAPIQILYDNEKYNVSNLTSICISPEHQGKKLSSSLINFTLKHCASKFDLGLVIARRSVDYYYLKFGFTSISTYDRLILKNSIQDSIVANTIELKDYHSYDFFNSIKMYEKSYCKCNGYVIRSHKNWVDIQKVLESNSPFHLKWITSNKILLGYIIYQNNSPIEFSISDSGISHTQIKSLIHLHDNSLILPISSNHSLYPLIKNIDFTISKRNCSYGGHMVVRYNDNNFTPNTLKDSLRHEFNINELDQL, encoded by the coding sequence ATGAATGAAAACTATAAAATACATATCGCTAACGAGACAGAAAGGTGTGAAGCCTACAATCTTGCCCTTCAGGTTTTCCAAAATGGTAACTCTAATGAGTCGAAATATATTTCCTGGTTTAAGAAGTCCGAACCAGATGAGGTAATCGTCATTAAGCATAATCATACTGTAATAGGTTGCATTAGAATCGCTCCAATACAAATTTTATATGATAATGAGAAATATAATGTTTCTAATCTTACATCAATATGTATTTCTCCAGAGCACCAAGGAAAAAAGCTCTCAAGTTCACTTATAAACTTCACGTTAAAACACTGTGCCTCAAAGTTTGATTTAGGCCTCGTCATAGCAAGAAGGTCTGTTGACTATTATTATTTGAAGTTTGGTTTTACAAGCATTTCAACTTATGACAGATTAATTTTGAAAAATTCTATTCAAGACTCTATAGTTGCCAACACAATAGAACTAAAAGATTATCATTCTTATGATTTTTTTAATTCAATCAAGATGTATGAAAAATCATACTGCAAATGTAATGGCTACGTTATTCGGAGTCACAAAAACTGGGTAGACATTCAAAAGGTACTTGAAAGCAATTCACCATTTCATTTAAAATGGATCACTTCCAACAAAATTTTATTAGGATACATTATTTATCAAAACAATTCTCCAATTGAATTTTCTATTAGCGATAGTGGAATAAGCCATACTCAAATCAAGAGCCTAATACATTTACATGATAATTCGTTGATATTACCAATAAGCTCGAATCATTCACTTTATCCACTCATTAAAAATATTGACTTTACTATTTCAAAGAGAAATTGCAGCTATGGTGGTCATATGGTAGTTAGATATAATGACAATAATTTTACACCAAACACTTTAAAAGACTCTTTAAGACATGAATTTAATATTAACGAACTGGACCAATTATAG
- a CDS encoding phytanoyl-CoA dioxygenase family protein, with product MKDFDEKTYLQNLKELDVYGFTVVSGLLSSEEIKEYKSLVEEEYNKVAGVDYPDTPKRDSKDKILYNLQAKNKKFIDILWGDWTKRFYRDKLNDPFYRLRPASEINSNLMYFNARSSGQKLDLHIDSHFPYIGDQSIVMQYVFFLDDSTVANGCTIVVPGSHQSGKFTDRDLEKVENLEAKAGDLVIWDSRLWHGTRENKSGASRWALVATVGMWWVKPMMDIPRTITQETYNVLSNEQKAFLGFCSLPPSNEFERINTKQNYEFLKENVKDYFV from the coding sequence ATGAAAGATTTTGATGAAAAAACTTATCTGCAAAACTTGAAAGAATTAGACGTTTATGGTTTTACTGTTGTTTCTGGCTTGTTGTCTAGTGAAGAAATAAAAGAATATAAAAGCTTAGTTGAAGAAGAATATAATAAGGTTGCGGGAGTCGATTACCCCGACACTCCGAAGCGAGATAGTAAAGATAAGATCTTATATAATTTGCAAGCAAAGAATAAAAAGTTTATTGATATATTATGGGGAGATTGGACCAAAAGGTTTTATCGAGATAAATTAAACGATCCTTTTTATAGACTTAGACCAGCGAGTGAAATAAATTCGAACCTAATGTATTTCAACGCAAGATCATCTGGCCAGAAGTTAGATCTTCATATAGATAGTCATTTCCCATATATAGGAGATCAATCCATAGTCATGCAATATGTTTTTTTCTTAGATGATTCAACTGTGGCCAATGGATGTACCATTGTTGTTCCTGGGTCACATCAGTCAGGTAAGTTTACTGATAGAGATTTAGAGAAGGTTGAGAATCTAGAAGCAAAGGCCGGTGATTTGGTTATTTGGGATAGTCGTCTTTGGCATGGAACAAGAGAAAATAAGTCAGGTGCTTCAAGATGGGCCTTAGTTGCTACTGTTGGAATGTGGTGGGTTAAACCAATGATGGATATACCAAGAACGATAACACAAGAAACTTACAATGTGCTCAGTAATGAACAAAAAGCATTTCTAGGCTTTTGTTCATTACCACCTTCTAATGAATTTGAACGGATCAATACAAAACAAAATTATGAGTTTCTCAAAGAAAATGTTAAAGACTATTTTGTTTGA
- a CDS encoding class I SAM-dependent methyltransferase, with protein sequence MNMIWNEQGFFEISPKPNSNELKEYYNDNYTGKKLQNGREYTTDEIYNKYLGCMEAEYILNGAKGSFIDIGCGEGFYLDHFSKLGWSVLGADFSKDGITKHFPSLTDKVIQGDVFETIDNLIKRGDKFDFITLNHVLEHVIDPNALIKKIKLLASKKCVFKISVPNDFSLIQTYLKENNYIERDYWVCTPDHLNYFNTEGLVKFLIHNDFRIIDTLAEFPIELFLFNDHSNYQKLPETGRSAHYSRVHFENMLAKDSIQKLISFRRGCANSGIGRVVSAYCSLVHD encoded by the coding sequence ATGAATATGATATGGAACGAGCAAGGTTTCTTCGAAATTTCACCTAAGCCAAACTCTAATGAACTAAAAGAATATTATAATGACAACTACACAGGTAAAAAACTACAGAACGGAAGAGAGTACACAACTGACGAAATTTACAATAAATATCTAGGCTGTATGGAGGCTGAATATATTTTGAATGGCGCCAAAGGAAGTTTTATCGATATTGGTTGTGGAGAAGGCTTCTATCTAGATCATTTTAGTAAGCTTGGCTGGAGTGTCCTAGGGGCAGATTTCTCAAAGGATGGGATAACTAAGCATTTCCCGTCACTCACAGATAAAGTCATTCAGGGTGATGTATTTGAGACGATCGACAACCTCATTAAAAGAGGAGATAAATTTGATTTCATAACACTTAATCATGTGCTTGAGCATGTAATTGACCCCAATGCTCTCATCAAAAAAATAAAACTTTTGGCATCTAAAAAATGCGTGTTTAAAATTTCTGTTCCTAACGACTTTTCATTAATTCAGACCTATCTAAAAGAGAATAATTATATCGAAAGAGATTATTGGGTTTGCACGCCTGACCATTTAAACTACTTTAATACTGAAGGACTTGTGAAATTTTTAATTCACAATGATTTTAGAATCATAGATACACTCGCTGAATTCCCAATCGAGCTTTTTTTATTTAATGATCATAGCAACTACCAGAAATTACCCGAAACTGGGAGAAGTGCTCACTACAGTCGTGTACATTTTGAAAACATGCTCGCAAAAGATTCTATTCAAAAGCTAATCTCCTTCCGTAGGGGATGCGCCAACTCTGGAATCGGAAGAGTTGTTTCAGCTTATTGTTCTCTAGTCCATGATTGA